GTAGCCAGCCAGCTGGAGTGGGTATCGGCCCTTCTATAAGGCTGGCAGCCAGGCCAGAGATTGGCCGGTTTGCCATGGCCTCGGCACTCTCCTGGCGGGCGGATCCGCAGAAATGCCTTAAGCGCATGAAAATTCTGAAAAAAACCTTTGCCATCGGAAAAGCTTTCGACTACATTAGCGCGCCTCGACAGACTGAATCGGTTTGACGAGACACGGTTGGGTGTCCGAGTGGCTTAAGGAGCACGCCTGGAAAGTGTGTATACAGGAAACTGTATCGAGGGTTCGAATCCCTCCTCAACCGCCATATTCGATCCACGAAAAACCCCTGGTTTCCTTGAGAAGCCAGGGGTTTTTTGCTTTCTGGCGCGGCAGGAAAGTGCTTCAGGGCGCCAAGGCCTGGAGCTGCCTCGACGGCTCGGGTGTAAGCGCGCGCCGGATTTGGCACTACTTGGCGCCGAGATTGGCACCGCTTGAACTCACTGTGATCATGCAGTTTTGCGAGTTCTTTGGCACTTCAACAGCGTGCCCCTGTCGCCGAACAGAAGGCATCACAGTGGCGGTCGCTCAGACTCAACTAGTGCCATAAACGCGATGATCAGCGGATCGTCATCTTCAAGAGTGCCCAGGTGCGGGTAAGCGCCTTCGTCCTGATCACATCCAAAAATAGCGACAACCTCTGTTTGAGCCTCGTCAGAAAACTGAACGCATTTCATATTTTGTACCCCGACACAAAAATATCCACCGTGAAGCCGGCTGTAGATTGCGAGTTTGTCTCACGGTGGAACAGTGCTTGCTTTGTGATCAGCGGCAGGTCGATAAAGGTGCCAGGCACCCCCTGGTTCGTTGACACATAACCACCGAACACCTGTAGCCCCATACCGTTTGCATCAGCCGCCAGTTGCATACTTAGGCCACCAGTGCCAGAGGAAGCGCCCAACATTGCTGAACCACTCACGGTTTTCGCATTGCGCGGCACAGCTCCGCCAATAGCAAGGCTTGTCAGGGAACCGGCCAAGGCTGTAGCGCTCAGAACGCCGATTCTTAGGAAGGTAACCGAACGATCCTCCTGATAGGCCGGCATAAACTGCGCAACCCCATTCACCGGCCAGACGCTAACAAGAGCGGACGCCGCATACCCCGACGTTAAGTTAAACGCCGGATAAACGTTGGGAAGAAAAAAGTTGCCGTTCACCGCGAGCAATGCCGATGTGTTAGATGTTGGGTTGTAGATTGCGTATATGCCTATAAACCCGGATGTCGGGACTGGTCCCACATCAATTCCGCCAGGACCAGTAACGGCCAAATTGACGGTTTTACTAAAGTTTTTCAGGACCCAAGCCTGTCCGCCATTTTCAGTCTTGACCACTACTTCATCCGCCGTAAATGTCGCTGTCTGGCTTGCCGCAGTAACTGACATTTTGGCATTGACAGCTCCAGCAGGAGCGCCGGAAATTGACCGTATCGCGGTCACCACCTGGTTATCTTTGGTAGGGTCAAGCGCCAGGCCTACCCCTTCCACAACGGCGACTAGCTCACGCTGAACAGTGTTAAGCCAATCTGCCTTAATCAGAGTGGCACCCACGCCGGCGCCAGGGTTGCCCTCTGTCCATTCTCCTCCGGCGTTCGCCGTATTTGTGCTGTGTCCAATTTTTTTCATCAGTTGTCTCCGTAGCCAAACAGCAAGATCGATTCGGCGGGCATCATTTGCCGAAGCCGACATTCAAGAGCCTTATTGCCCCAGGCGGCTAATGGGTCTCCTGCTCCAGAGACCCCGACTCTGGAGTAACTGACGCTCACAGCCGGAGCGTTGACGAGCCATGTGAATGCCCAATCGCCGCCATAAATAGGGTCTCCCGCTTGCGCAATGCCTGCGCGGGCGGGCCGAAAGGTGGTGATGGTGATGTCGTAGCCCAGGCTCTTGGCCAGAGCGATAAAGAAGGACTTGCTCTGTCCGCCACGACCTTGCAGCTTGCTGACAACCGCTTGCACGCGCTGACCGACAGATTGGGAGACGCCCAGAAGGCAAGGATCAGGCAGAGCAAGCACTCGCTCCCAATCTGAAAGGCCCTCTCCGGTATCGGGGAAGATGGCGCTATAAATCGCCTCGACACTGTTGTCAGCCAGGGTCAGGGCGTTGGCTTCGGCCTCAATAGCCGCCGATAGATTGGGGGCTGTACCGTCATAAGAGACAGGCGGTAGCAACAGTCGGAGCTGGTCGGCAAGAGTGGTCATTCCAGCAGCCCCAGAGTGATGGTTCCGGGGCGAATCCAGCCGACCAGGCTCGGATCACTTGAGGCGGCCAGGTTACTCGCCGGGGTTATCACAGAGCGATCTGTGACGCCTGCCAAGTTGTTTACCATGGCTTCGATCTGCGAGCGCTTGAGCGCTTCACGCGGCCTCAATGCCCCAAGCAAGGCGTCATAGGCTTTCTGAGCGGCGACCTGAACATCTTCAAGCTGATAACCGGGGGCCAGCTCCACTAAGGCGGTGGAGTCGACGGTGCGAATAGTTGGGGCATAAACCCATACGTCGGCGATGACAGAACATTGACCAAGGATGTACTCCAGACAGGTGGCGATAACCTCGGCAGATGGAATGCCAGCGCCGGCCGTGATGACAACGTCGACCGTGCCCGCTCCCCGACGCTTGGGCAGTACCAGGGCGTCCGTGACGCCATCAACCTCTTTGGCCCAGCGTTCATAGTCATAGTCCGCACCACCCGCTGGCGGCCTCTGGATAATGTCCAGAAGCCTGGCTAACAGAGACTCGACCTTTTCCTGGTCCTCGCCGCCGGTAGTGGGCTCGCTGAATGCCGCTGCCGAATCCATGCCCAGTGGGGGACTGGTCAGTACGAGGTCGCCGGTAAGGCCGTTAAGTGCGCTACCGACTGTTTGAGCCTTCACGACGACTGTCGCGGTGTCATCGGTGCCAATTGTCGCACTAGATACAGCGGCGAATGGCTCGCCGGTCACAACATGCTTAAAGGCGGCTCCCTCCAGCAGCTCGATGCCTACCGCCCCGGTCAAAGTCACTGGCCCGGTTGCTGCTACTGCGTCCTTGCGCAGAACCCCGCGAATGGCGGCAGCATGGATCACTTCCGCCTCATCAGCGGTGTCAGGGAAGATTTGACGGTAAACCCAGCCGATCTTTTGATACAGCCCCTCAATAGCCGCCGCAATCGCGGCAGAGCGGATGTAGTGGTCGCTGTCGGTGCCGATGTCGGCTTCGTCCTGGACGTTGCGAATGTCCCGCAGGATGCCCGCGAGAATGCTTTCCAGGGATGGGAAGGTATAGGCCATGTCAGATCACCCTTACAGGTTGGCGAAACACCTGCGGATTGCCGGTGGCGTCCATGATTTCAATGTGTAGAAAGAGCCAGCCGTTATGGGGCTGCTCGACGGTTACGGTGATCGCCTTTGCGCGGTCGTCATCGAGCAGTGGCTGGAGGGCCTGCTCGGCGTATTGCTTGGCAAGGATGCCAACCCGAGGACGGTCTTTTTCGCGGCGAAGTTCATGCAGGCGAGAACCCAAAGTGGGATCTTTCCACCAGGTCCCGAGGGGAGTCATGAGGCGGATGTAGACGGCGTTTGCCAGCGTATTGATACGCTGGCCCGTCAAGTCACCTGTAGTTGGGTCTATGCCTGCGTCCATGGGGAGGCATGGTGACGCGCACGCAGGAAATACTGAGTATCAGCCCCGTTAAAGCTTGCAACAGTCAATGTCGTAGTGGTGCAAGGATTACTGTTGCTGCGTCGGCGGTGGCCCGCCGTTGTGGCTGTGCCCGTTATAGATACCTCGGTCGGCCTGCATGCTGCGCGTATGATCGGTGATCTCGCCCTTGGCCTTGATGTCCTTAGTGACCACCAGGTTTTCCGACATTTCGACCAAGGGCGTTTCAAAGCGAACTTTGTTCTTCACCTTGAACAACAGTTCATCGGTTACGACCTCAATCACCCGGCCGCGCTTCAAATGGACGTAGTCACCTTCATCGGTATAGAGCGATACCTCGCCGTCTTTTAGCGTCAACCGATAGCGGCCGTCCTCGCTGGCCACGACCACTGAATGCTTGCTGTTGCCCCCGACAGGGATAACGATGTATTCCGCACCAGGTAATGGCGCAGAGCTGAACCCATAGTTCTGGAACTGCTCCCCAACGACGGTTTCGCCTGATAGGCCCTGCATCTGCACACCAATCAACTTGCCGTGGGTGTTCCGGGCGGCTACAGCGCGAAATGGCTGGCGAATGTTCGCCATAACCCGGTTGATCTGCTCGCGCATGAGGCGCGCCATGGTACTCATCAGAGCCCCTTATAGAGTTCGATTAAGGCCGCATCCGGGTCGGCTTTCTTACCCTTACGTTTTTTCGTTGGGTTGCCGTCGAGTACCCACATTTTGTCTTCTCGCAACCGCAGCTCCGCAATGCAGCCTTCGCTTCGGGTCACGCGAAGGGTGCGCGACATCAGAAAATAGACGGCATCCAGCCCGTGGGGCTCACTGCGGACGGTGATCCGCTGCCCAGGTGTCCAGACCTGGCCGTTATCGGCGCGGTGGCGATCAACGATGGCGCGGATTTCGAAGCCCTCCAGACGAGTATCGGCCAGCAGTTTGCGGGCTCGAGTGGTCGCCATGTCCTGGCTCTCGCTGGCGCTATCAATGATCACCTTCGGCCGAAAGATCCCGCGCCGCGCCAGGGTTTCGTCCTGGATAACTGACTTGAGGTGCGAGCGCTTGGTATCAAGGCCGTCATTGTCATACTGCCCATGCTGGCCCAGGACGGTGATCTGGCTGTAACGATTGGCAATGGAGCGCCGCACACTCAAGCGCTCCACATTGTTTCCCACGCCGTTCTCACGCATGACCAGCGTTGCAACAGGCGCGGCGTTGTAGTCCGGCCCACCGACCACCAGGCGCCCATCCGGCTCAACCCAGGGCCATAGTCCGTTGGCCTCTGCCACCTGGAGCAGCGCCTCCCAAGCCGTTTGACCTGGCTCAATTTGAATGCGTCGCCGAGTCTTGGCATTGGCAGCGCGAATCTCGACCTGGTCGATACCCAATGGCTTTACAACCTGGTCGAGGATCTGGCTCAAACTCGCTTCACGCATCGCCACAAATGGCGCCGAGCAATCGACTAGGGGCGCGGCGCGGTCCCGGCCGGTGATGCGCATGAAAATTCCCTGGCGGGAAATGTCGTGCTCGAACTCGTCGATCTGCCCAGTCAACACCCTGTCTTTGCCCAACGTAAGCGAGCAAGGAGCACCCTCGGCCAGCACGCTTGGCAGTCGTGTGGCGTCCTTGGTGTACAGCTCCAGCTCGAAACCATCGGCAGGCGTCAGCAGGTCCGACTCTACGGACCACCCATCCCACGTTTCATGGGTCAGCCCACCAATGGACAGGCGGATCTCTTCATTTTGCGCTTCATTCGGCATAGGCACGCAGGATTACACCTGCCTCGATATTGTGAGGTGCTTTCAAGTCAGGATTGAGCCGGATCAGTTCCAGGGCGCGGTCATGGTCGCCGTACCAGCGGTGCGCCAGAAGACGCAGGCTGGCCGGACTGGCCACCACGCGCTCGACCAGCGGCGGGCTCTGCAAAATGACCTGCCGGGCGCGTTCCTGGATCAGTGCGGCAATGTTGCGCAACGACTCAATGACCTGCCGGGAGTCCTCTACGCTGTACAGCCGCCGTTGCAACAAGATCGCTGACAGGACGAGGGACCGCACCAGGTTAACCAACCCCTCAAGTTCCAGGGGGCTCAAAGTCGGTGTGTCGGCTTCGTCCTCGATGACGGTGGCCACCGCTTCGGCGTGGGACAAGGCCAGCTCAGTGATAACCAGGACGACCAGGGCGAAAGCATTCGCCGCGACAGGATCATCAGGCATTCCCTCTGGCAAAAGATCATCGGTTGACGCGGTCCCCTGGCGCGCACTGATCAAGAAGGCGTTGCCTGCTCGTGCTGCATCGGTGGTCAGGCTGGCAGCCCCTGGGAAGATGGCAGGGACACCAGATCGGGAGAGCAGCGCCGTAGACGAGGTGGGCGTACTCCCCTCGAAAGCGCCCCGTATCTCTGTTGGGGTTCGCATGAGGTCGGTCAACGGGTCAAACGCGCCTGACGTGTGCTTGGCCATGGAGCCAACCCCGGACACTACGCCCAGGATCTGCGAGCGGAGTTGTTGTAACCGCAGACCGATACCAGGAAGCCCCAGAGCCTTTTCGATCAACCCGACCCAGCCACCACCAATCCACGATTGAATCTCGCTGACCAGGGAATCAATCCGGCCGAACAGATCGAAGACACCATCTTGCCAGGTGTATACATCCGCCAGATCCGTCGTGCCGGAGTCGATGAATTCAAACTGACGCTCAAAGAACGGCAAATCAGGGGTGTCTTCGACGAACGTTAAACTGATCTCGGCGAAGTCTGGACTATCAGCGTGATGCTTTACTTCACCCGTCTGGTTGACGACGCTCAGTGTGCCGTAAATCGGGTGGATAAGTTCGCCAGGCCCTGGAGTGTTGAGGGCCTGCAACAGCTGCTGTAGTTCGATTTCGTAGTTGTCACCGAACAGCACCACCTGCATGGGAAAACGACGGGCGCCACGGCCAAGGTCTTTAACCCGGTCACCATCTTTAAAGGGCGTGCCATGCTCCGAAAGGGCTCTCTGCCATTGGAGGCTTTCACCCACGACATGGAAAGCCACTCCACGGTACGAGGCATCCAGAAGTGTCTGCGACCAGCTCATTTTCCGCGCCTCACTTCAATATCCGCACGGCGCCCGACCTCGGCAGTGATCATGCGAGAGTCAAGGCGAAGATCGATCACCAAGGGCTTGTCCAGGAGCGTTTGCAGGCGCGCCATAGAGGCCGGAGTTTCGGCTCCAGCGTTCGCTGCACGACTGGCCACACCCGCAGCCCAGGTACTGGCGCCATCCACTGATGTTCCTGTCGCGGTGAGTCCAGTTTGCTGATGTGCCAGGCGCTGCGCTTGAGTGGATAGCCAGTCCTGGCCCTGGTCGGGATTCTGGCCCGCCAGGGCAATTCGGTTGCGATAGAAGGCGTCCTGGTAGGTACGCTGACCATCGTTCAGCAGCTTGTTGCGGGAGACCATGGCCAGGCGGTCTTCATCCGTCCCCTGGACGCTTGATCCACCAACCTGGGCAGCAGACACACCCAGAGCAACAGGGGCAAGCCAAGGGGAAATAAAGCCCCCAGGCTTGCCTTTGCTGGCCGTTGAGTTAGCAGGAAGATCAGGCAAACCGCCACCCAGGGGTAGGTTGTTCGGCCAGTTCGTGACAAATACCGAAGTTACGCCGGTTGCTTCCTCCAGGACTTTGCCTACGGCAATGTTCTTGATGGTTTCGGGGCCGCCCAGGAACTTGTTCATTAATGCTCCTGCGCCGGCTTTGGCACCGCGCCCAGCGTAGTAACCACCAACACCGAGAGCCGCACCACCGGCCAACATTTGTTCGCCGGACAAGTTCAAGTCATCGAGCAGGTAGCGCCCCATATCAGCGAAGCCCTTGTTCAGAGGCATAGCCATACGGTCTATTGCCTCGCCCAAAGTTGCCTTCATACGTGAACCAACAGCGGTTGAACTATTCAGGTTGTCTGCTAGATCCTTCTCAATAATGCCTTTTGCATTATTAATGTCGCCGGTACTTTTAGCGAAGTTATCTAGACGGTCTCCCGTCAAGAAAGCATTCACACCTTTCTGAGTGTCTTGGTCCATTTTTCCGAAGACTACCCCCATGAATTTCGCGCGATCACGGTCCGTCTTTAGTTTTCCATACTTTCTCTTAAGGTCTAGGAAAACATCCTGCGTATTTCGCACATCACCTTTCTTGTCAAAGAAGTCTACTCCCGTCTTCTTAGTAACTTCTTGTCTGTAACCATCGTTATTAAATGCACGTAACGTTGACTGGGCGAGAGTTCCCAACCGATCAGGCTCAAGCTCAATCAAGGATAGTGTTTCAACAAACGAAAGGGACTGAGCCATGCTCATGCCAGCCTTTTTAGCATCTGCTCCAACTTTCGGGAAAATACTAGATAGGTTTTCTAGCTCAGCATTTCCCAAACGCCCAGCAACAATCATTTTTTGAAGCATGTCCAAGGCGGCCCCTGGTTTGGCCAAGTCAATATCAAATGCACTTGCACCAGTTACCAGCGCTTTTGCCAATATCCCTGAGTCAGCCCCTGTCACAGCAGTTGATTGAGCTATCGCCTCTGAACTTACCTTGGCCTTTTCATAGGACAGACCACTTGCAACTAAGGTGTCAAAGCCTGTTTGTACTTGTTCGCGCTCAATGCCGTAGTCTTTTGCTAGGCGCCATTGTTCGTTACGCCATTCTCCTTTTTGTTCACCAGTCATCCCCGCCGTTTGTTGAGTTCTGATTAGTTGACGATCTAAGCGGGCACTTCCAGTCAAACCAGATACGACGCCAACCCCAAGACCCAATGCCCCCAACTGTCCTTGCGCAGTAGTGCCCAGCCCTTTAATACGGTTGAACTCCTGGCGCACGCCCTGGGCAATCGCCTTGAGAGCAACAAGATGGCGTCCGCTGTTCTGCGCCATGCGACGGAAAGAGGACTCGGTCCGCTCGACACTCTGGCGCAGTGGCTGCACACCCTGACTGCCGGTATTGGCCAATTCGGTTTTGGCGTCCCGTGCGGCTTTGCGAGCAGCGTTGGCCATCTCTTTAAATTCGGCGGATGTTTTGCTGACCTCAATGCGCGTGCCTGAACCCGCTTGCGCTGTTTCACGCATGGCGCTACGAATGACTTTGTAACTGTTGGCCCCTACCTGACCGACCTTCCCGATAGCCGAAGAAGCCTTCCAGCTTTCATCGGCCAGGGACTTGGCGCCCTCCTTACCGGCCTTGCGAAGGTCGCGATTGATCTGCTCGATCTCGCGTCGACTGTTGCCAGCATGGGCTTGAAAGCGTAGCGCTACGCGCAGATCCGAACTCATCAAATACTCCCAACGAACTTACAGGGACAAGAAAGGCCCGATATCGAGCCTTGGTATTACTTCCGCTTCGGCAGCGGCTTACGGACGGCCTGACGCTTGCTGATGATGCGCCTGGCTTTAGGCTTGCCG
This portion of the Pseudomonas sp. MRSN 12121 genome encodes:
- a CDS encoding baseplate J/gp47 family protein is translated as MAYTFPSLESILAGILRDIRNVQDEADIGTDSDHYIRSAAIAAAIEGLYQKIGWVYRQIFPDTADEAEVIHAAAIRGVLRKDAVAATGPVTLTGAVGIELLEGAAFKHVVTGEPFAAVSSATIGTDDTATVVVKAQTVGSALNGLTGDLVLTSPPLGMDSAAAFSEPTTGGEDQEKVESLLARLLDIIQRPPAGGADYDYERWAKEVDGVTDALVLPKRRGAGTVDVVITAGAGIPSAEVIATCLEYILGQCSVIADVWVYAPTIRTVDSTALVELAPGYQLEDVQVAAQKAYDALLGALRPREALKRSQIEAMVNNLAGVTDRSVITPASNLAASSDPSLVGWIRPGTITLGLLE
- a CDS encoding YmfQ family protein gives rise to the protein MTTLADQLRLLLPPVSYDGTAPNLSAAIEAEANALTLADNSVEAIYSAIFPDTGEGLSDWERVLALPDPCLLGVSQSVGQRVQAVVSKLQGRGGQSKSFFIALAKSLGYDITITTFRPARAGIAQAGDPIYGGDWAFTWLVNAPAVSVSYSRVGVSGAGDPLAAWGNKALECRLRQMMPAESILLFGYGDN
- a CDS encoding phage tail tape measure protein, translating into MSSDLRVALRFQAHAGNSRREIEQINRDLRKAGKEGAKSLADESWKASSAIGKVGQVGANSYKVIRSAMRETAQAGSGTRIEVSKTSAEFKEMANAARKAARDAKTELANTGSQGVQPLRQSVERTESSFRRMAQNSGRHLVALKAIAQGVRQEFNRIKGLGTTAQGQLGALGLGVGVVSGLTGSARLDRQLIRTQQTAGMTGEQKGEWRNEQWRLAKDYGIEREQVQTGFDTLVASGLSYEKAKVSSEAIAQSTAVTGADSGILAKALVTGASAFDIDLAKPGAALDMLQKMIVAGRLGNAELENLSSIFPKVGADAKKAGMSMAQSLSFVETLSLIELEPDRLGTLAQSTLRAFNNDGYRQEVTKKTGVDFFDKKGDVRNTQDVFLDLKRKYGKLKTDRDRAKFMGVVFGKMDQDTQKGVNAFLTGDRLDNFAKSTGDINNAKGIIEKDLADNLNSSTAVGSRMKATLGEAIDRMAMPLNKGFADMGRYLLDDLNLSGEQMLAGGAALGVGGYYAGRGAKAGAGALMNKFLGGPETIKNIAVGKVLEEATGVTSVFVTNWPNNLPLGGGLPDLPANSTASKGKPGGFISPWLAPVALGVSAAQVGGSSVQGTDEDRLAMVSRNKLLNDGQRTYQDAFYRNRIALAGQNPDQGQDWLSTQAQRLAHQQTGLTATGTSVDGASTWAAGVASRAANAGAETPASMARLQTLLDKPLVIDLRLDSRMITAEVGRRADIEVRRGK
- a CDS encoding phage baseplate assembly protein, with product MSTMARLMREQINRVMANIRQPFRAVAARNTHGKLIGVQMQGLSGETVVGEQFQNYGFSSAPLPGAEYIVIPVGGNSKHSVVVASEDGRYRLTLKDGEVSLYTDEGDYVHLKRGRVIEVVTDELLFKVKNKVRFETPLVEMSENLVVTKDIKAKGEITDHTRSMQADRGIYNGHSHNGGPPPTQQQ
- a CDS encoding phage GP46 family protein, with protein sequence MDAGIDPTTGDLTGQRINTLANAVYIRLMTPLGTWWKDPTLGSRLHELRREKDRPRVGILAKQYAEQALQPLLDDDRAKAITVTVEQPHNGWLFLHIEIMDATGNPQVFRQPVRVI
- a CDS encoding phage baseplate assembly protein, with the protein product MPNEAQNEEIRLSIGGLTHETWDGWSVESDLLTPADGFELELYTKDATRLPSVLAEGAPCSLTLGKDRVLTGQIDEFEHDISRQGIFMRITGRDRAAPLVDCSAPFVAMREASLSQILDQVVKPLGIDQVEIRAANAKTRRRIQIEPGQTAWEALLQVAEANGLWPWVEPDGRLVVGGPDYNAAPVATLVMRENGVGNNVERLSVRRSIANRYSQITVLGQHGQYDNDGLDTKRSHLKSVIQDETLARRGIFRPKVIIDSASESQDMATTRARKLLADTRLEGFEIRAIVDRHRADNGQVWTPGQRITVRSEPHGLDAVYFLMSRTLRVTRSEGCIAELRLREDKMWVLDGNPTKKRKGKKADPDAALIELYKGL
- a CDS encoding DNA circularization protein, with the protein product MSWSQTLLDASYRGVAFHVVGESLQWQRALSEHGTPFKDGDRVKDLGRGARRFPMQVVLFGDNYEIELQQLLQALNTPGPGELIHPIYGTLSVVNQTGEVKHHADSPDFAEISLTFVEDTPDLPFFERQFEFIDSGTTDLADVYTWQDGVFDLFGRIDSLVSEIQSWIGGGWVGLIEKALGLPGIGLRLQQLRSQILGVVSGVGSMAKHTSGAFDPLTDLMRTPTEIRGAFEGSTPTSSTALLSRSGVPAIFPGAASLTTDAARAGNAFLISARQGTASTDDLLPEGMPDDPVAANAFALVVLVITELALSHAEAVATVIEDEADTPTLSPLELEGLVNLVRSLVLSAILLQRRLYSVEDSRQVIESLRNIAALIQERARQVILQSPPLVERVVASPASLRLLAHRWYGDHDRALELIRLNPDLKAPHNIEAGVILRAYAE